Within the Streptomyces vilmorinianum genome, the region ACGGGCTGGTCCCCGCGACCGTTCCCACCGAGGGCGAGACCCGGCTCGGGGCGGTCTCCGCGATCAGGACGGAGACCGTCGACGAGGCGGCCGGCTACGACTCCGCCCGACAGACGTACGCGACCCGCTGCGGCCGGGGGCGCGCCGTTCTCGGCTCGCTCGGGGGTGAGCCGTCCTGGTACTACGAGGAGCAGCGGCCGAACTGTCAGGGCTGCGGTCAGGCCATGGAGTTCGTGGCGCACCTGGAGGAAGGCAACGACTCCGCTACGGCGGCCAACCTCGGTGGCGGTCTCGGCTACGTCCTGACCTGCACCCCGTGCGCGGAAGCCGTCTTTCTCATACAGAGCTGACGCGGAGCGGACCCGGACAGGGCGGAGGGGCCGCCGCCAACCGTGTGCTCCGGTCGGAGTCGGCCCCCTGCCGCGCCCCCACGCCACCGCCCACTGAAAGAATCTCCATGTCCCGCACGCAGAGGAGGACGCCATGAACGCCGCCGACGAAGGCGGGTACCTGCTGGACTCGGCCAGCGTCATGAACGCGAAGACGACCCTCCTCGAACTCCTCGGCCGCGCCGGTGTGTTTCGGGACGAGGCCGAGGAGCTGATCGCGCTCGTCGAGGCCGGCGCTCTCGCGGGGGCACACCGTGAGGTCGGCGAGATCGAGGGCAGCGCCCCGGAGGGGAAGGGCGAGCCGTACACCACCGGGTGGCTCGCCGGTGCCCGGGCCGTCGGCGACGCACTCCACCGCGCCGCCGAGAGCGCCCTGGGGCGCGCCGTCCAAGAGGAGGAAGAGCCGGACACCCCGCACGTCCATCCCCCGGTCGGAAGGGTGGACGTGGAGCGGGCGAAGGTGGCGGTCACCCCGCTCTACCTGTCGTTCACGCACCTCTCCGAGCTCGACCCCGAGGTGTCCCAGGAGGTCCTGTCCGCCGTTCTGGGCACGATGAGCGCCTCGGAACGCGGCGGATACGCCGGACGGCTCGAGGAGTTCGCCGAGAGCCGGCACGCACAGCTGGCCCTGCTGTACGACCGGTACGGCCCGGGCAGCGATGTCGCGATCCACGGGCGCTACTCCCTCCTCCACTCCCCCACCAGCGTCGCCGTGCTCGAACGTCTCACCACCGAGCCGTCCGCACTGCGGGCGGAGTGGGAGCACGCCGAGCTGCCTCCCGTGTGGCTGGAAGGGCTGGCGAAGGCGTGGGGCGCCGCTCAGCCGGAGTGATGCCGTTGACGTGAGTCCGCCACCGGTGGTTCTGCCGATGCCTTCGTCCCTCGTGGCCCGGACAGTGACCGGGCCTGTCAATTCCACGGCTGCCCCAGCCTCCGGTGGCAGCCGTACACGACACGAGAGGACGACTCCGTCGTGAAACGACACCTCGCCGCCGCCGCGGCCCTCTGCTCCCTCACCCTGCTCGCCGCACCGGGCGCGCAGGCCGCGGACCACCCCTACGAGCGCGGCCCGGCACCCACCGACGCCAGTATCGAGGCGCTGCGCGGCCCGTACGCCGTCGCCGGCACCAGCGTCTCCTCCCTCGCCGCCACCGGCTTCGGCGGGGGCACCATCTACTACCCGACCTCGACCGCCGACGGCACGTTCGGCGCGGTCGTCATCTCCCCCGGGTTCACCGGGACCCAGTCCTCCATCGCGTGGCTCGGACCGCGTCTCGCCTCCCAGGGCTTCGTCGTCTTCACGATCGACACCCTCACCACGCTCGACCAGCCGGACAGCCGGGGGCGTCAACTCCTCGCCGCACTCGACCACCTCACCCAGCGCAGCTCCGTCCGCGACCGCGTCGACAGCAGCCGTCTCGGCGTCATGGGGCACTCGATGGGCGGTGGCGGCGCACTCGAAGCCGCCAAGACACGGCCCTCCCTGCAGGCCGCCATTCCGCTCACCGCCTGGAACACCGACAAGACCTGGCCCGAGATCCAGACGCCGACGCTGGTCGTGGGCGCGGACGGCGACACCGTCGCCCCGGTCGCCACCCACTCGGAGCCGTTCTACGAGAGCCTTCCCGGCTCGCTCGACAAGGCGTACCTGGAGCTCAACAACGCGACCCACTTCTCGCCCAACACGTCCAACACCACGATCGCGAAGTACAGCATCTCGTCGCTCAAGCGCTTCATCGACAACGACACCCGCTACGAACAGTTCCTCTGCCCGCTGCCCCGCCCCAGCCTGACCATCGAGGAGTACCGCGGCACCTGCCCCCACACCTCCTCGTGACGCAGAGGGGTGGCGGGATCTGCTCGAACGCCTCGGACGTGCTGCTGTACTGCGCACATGGCAGATCTGAAGCGGTGCCAGGAAGGCGCGTTCGGCGTGGGCATCAGCGCCCAGTCGGCGGGGGCGGAGCGGTTGTGCCTGCACCGGCTGGTGATGCCCGCCGGGACGCGCGGCCGCCCTCATCTGCACGAGGGACACGAGTCGGCCACCTTCGTCCAGTCCGACCAGGTGGAGGTGTGGCACGGGCAGGATCTGGCCGAGGACATGGTCTGTCTGGTCGCGCGGACCGATCCCGACGAGCAGGAAGGCGTCCGTCTGCTGGAGCTCCCGGTGCGCCTCGCCTCCAGGGTCGGGCCGCTGCCCGTCGGGGCCGGCTGACCATGGGGTGAACCGGTGGAACCGGGTGAACCCTCCGATACGGAGAGAACTCGCGTCTCCGGGGCGGTCCGCACCCCCCGGAGACGCGGGACGTCACCTCAGTTGTTCGAGCAGACTCTCCGCTCGCGTCGTGATGTCGGCCGCGGCAGGGCCTTCGAGCGTGCCGAGTTCGGTGACGAGCGTGGTCAACCGGGCGATGCCGCTCTCCGTACGGCCCAGCTCCTGTTCCGTCCACGCCGCGTAGGCCACGCACTGGAAGCGCTCGTGGAGTGCGTCCGCTCCGAACTCCGCGTAGAGCGCGGCGGCCTGGTCGAGGAGGAGGACCATCTGCTCGCGGGTGGCCCGCCCCTCCGGTGAGGGCCGGCCCTCCTCACCCTCGTCCTCACCCTCACCTTCGTCCTCGTCCTCGTCCTCAAGCTCGTCCTGGAGCAGCCGGGCGAGCTGCTGCCAGGTCTGGGCCCGCTCGTACCGCATCCCGGCCTCGTCGGAGTCGTCGACGACGGAGAGTGCCTCCTCCATCAGGGCACGCGCGCGGGTGAACCCGTCGCCGGACTCCTCGTCCTCCGCCGCCAGCCATGCCAGCGAGCGCAGCACCCGCGCCTCGGCCACCGGGTTGCCGCCCGCTCGCCGCCAACGCTCAAGGGACCGCCCGTAGGCGGCTTCGGCCTCCGCGTGCAGTCCGCCGTCGGCGAGTGCCTCCGCGGCCGAGTGGGCGAGACCGGCCTCGAACCGGGGGTCGTCCCATCTCTTGGCGGTCTCCGCGGCCAGCAGATACTGCTCGGCGGCGGCGCGCGGGTCGTGCAGCTCCCGCAGCAGTCCACCGAGCAGCTCCCTGGCCTGTACGCCCTCCCCCTCGCCGTGCTCCACCAGGTCCGGCAGCGCGGACTGGAGCACCTCCGTGGCCTCGGCGGTGCGCTCGGCCGCCGCGTACGCCCGTGCGAGGAGCAGCCTCGCGCGGGCCCCGGCCGTCGCCGCGAGTCCGGCCTCGTCGAGCCAGTGCGTCGCGTCGAGGGCGAGCAGCGCCGCCTCCTCGGCATGGTCGCCCCGGCGGAGCAGGATGTCCGCGAGGGTCAGCCGTACGCCGGCCTGGTCGGCCCCTTCGGTCAGCTCGGCGGCGTGAGCGAGCGCGGTACGGGCGGTGGACTCGGCGTCGTCCAGTTGTCCGCGCGCGGCCAGCACGCTCGCCTGCAGGGACAGCGGTTCCACCGCGTCCCAGGGCTGCTCCGCGGCCAGGAGGCGTCGCGCCGCCGAGGTGAGCAGCGGCGCCGCCCGGTCGAGGTCGTCCACCGCGAGAGCCAGCTTGGCCAGCATCAGTTCGGCGTCGGCGAGCAGGTCGGCCGCGCTCCCCGGGCCGGCCGTCAGGGCCGCCGTCTCGTCGCCGTACGCGGCGACGAGGCCCTCCAGCTCGGCGACCAGGCGGGTGTCCACGGGCGATGCCGGCCCGTCCGTCGCGCGCTCGCGCAGGTACGACTCGATCCGCAGGGTGGTGAGTTCGGACCCGACGAGGCGCCGCAGGCGTTCCGGGTCGTTCTCGTCGAGTGCCTGCGCCGCCCGCGCGGCGGCGCCGAGCAGCTCCCGTACCTCGTCGGGTTCGGCGTCGAACTGGGCGGCGGATCCGGCGACTCCGAGCTGCGCGTGGGCCGCCCGGCTGTGCTGTCCGGCCGCGCGGTAGGAGGCGGCCGCCTCCGCGTACAGGGCGCGGGCCGCCGGGTCGCCGGTACGCGCCGCGGTCGCGGCCCGGTGCGCGAGCAGGTCTCCGGCGAGTGCCGGGTCGGAGAGGTCGGCGCCGTCCGCGCCCCCCTGGCCGGTCTCGGCGAGCCGGGCCACCCGCGCCCACAGGGCCTCGGTGGACGGATGCCCCTGCTGCCGGGCCGCGCGGGCGCGGTCGAGGAGCGCGGTGAACTCCGCGTCCGTACCGTCCTCTCCGGTGCCGCGGGCGGCGGTCGGACGTGCCGCGCTCGCGGACGGCAGCTCCGCGCTGCGCACGCCCAGGGGAAGCGCCGCGACCAGTGGCTGCTGTCCGATCCGGTCGACCAGACGCCGGGAGACGAGCGCCGTCCCGTTGCGTGCGTCGAAGCGGGCGGCGATGCCCGTGGCCTCGGCGTACAGCAGCTCGTACAGCTCCTTCACGGTGCGGTTCGTCCCCTGGTGGGAGACGGTGGGGCCGTCCCCGTGTCCCAGGTCGGTGAGCCGGCGCAGCAGGACGAGCACGCCCCCGGCGAACTCCATCTGCGATTCGACGTCCGCGAGCGGGCCGAGGTGGGCGGCGTGCTCGGCGAGGATCTCGAGGCCGCGTGACTCGTTCCCGGTCAGGGCGCAGAACTCGATGTGCTCGCCGACCGAGCGGAGCAGGCTCTCCTTGCCGCGGACCATGCGGTATCCCCGGAGGTGGTACGAGCGGGCCTCGTCGCCGCGGCCGAGGCGGACCAGGGGCAGCAGGGAGAGCGCGAGGACCCGGTGGGGCTCCTCCATGCACGACCGGCCACCGGAGAGCACGGGCTCCCAGACCTCGATGGCCTTGGCGTCGTCGCCCTTGCGCGCCCAGTACCAGCCCTGGGTGTTGGTCTCGCAGGCGTGGCAGTCGCTCATCGTGTCACGCTCGGCGGCCGCCCAGCCGGCGATGGCCCGCTCCATCCGGGCCTGGTCGCCGGTCGCGTCGGCCAGATGGAACTCGGCCTGCCGCACGGCCCGTTCGCTGTAGCCGGCCAGTCGGTAGCGGCGCTCCATGTCCGTCAGCCAGCCGTCCACCGCGGTGAGCGGGATCTCGGGGGACTCGACGATCCGTCCGGCGACCCACTTGAAGCGCCAGAACAGACGGTGCACCTCGTGGGCGCCGAAGGAGCCCGGGTCGCGGTCGTACTCCTGGAGCAGCCGGGCGAAGGGGACCACCATCTTGGTGCGCTCCGCGCTGTACTCGTACGCCTCGATCATGCCGACGAGCGCTCGGCGGAACAGCTCGCGGTCGCCGGTGGCCTCGGCGGCCGCGCCGAGCGCCTCCGCGTGGGTGTTGCGCGCCGTCCCGTACGGGGCCCGGGCGTTCTCGTCGAGCGCGCGGTGGATCTCCTCGGGGGTCAGGGTGGTCACTTCTGGTTCTCCTGGGGGTTCGCGGCGGCGGTGGAGTGGGTCGCCCATTCCAGGAGACCGAGGAAGGCCCGGTTGAGCAGGGCGGAGTCGGCGGGGCGCAGGGGCCGCTGCGACATCAGCAGGGCCTGGCCGTACAGCGACTCGACGGCGGTGCCGGTGAGTTCGTCGTCGGGCAGCCCGGCGATCCGGCGGATCAGCGGGTTGTTGTGGTTCAGGACGAGCCGTGCGCGGGGTGCCGAGCCGCGCAGGGAGCCGAGGATGTCGCTCCACAGCGAGTCGGCGTTCTCCTGGGCGGTGGCCCGGTCCCGCTCGTGCCGCGCCTGGCGGTCGTCCAGGAACAGGGCGGGCACGCTCACCGGCTGGAACGCGCGCAGCGCCACGTCGCAGCCGTGCGGGTCCAGGCGGGTGCGGGCGGTGGCGAGGAAGCGCGCGAGGGCCAGCTCGGCGGTGGTGGAGACCGGGTCCAGTCGGTCGGTGACGGCTCCCGCGTCGAGTTCGGTGACCTTCACCCCGGGCCGCACGGCGGGCAGCAGAGCGAGCAGTTCGGCGTCGTAGGTATAGCCGGCGTTGACGACACCGAGGCCGTGAGCGGCGGCGATCGGGGCGATCTGCCGGAACTCCTCCACGGTGCGGGTGAAGTGGATCTCGTCGTGCGCGGCGGCGAACTCCTCCAGGTTGAGCTGCCCGTCGCTGGTCTCGAAGGGCAGCCAGGGCAGCATGAGCTCGAAGAGCTCCGCGTCGTGGCGCGCCAGGGACTTCACGCCGAGGTGGTGGACGCGCAGGAAGGCCGCGAGCCGTTGCGGGTCGCCCGCGGCGAGCTCGGCCAGCCACTGCCGGACGCGGGCGCCGAGCGCGTCGCGAACGGCGGCGAGCGTCTCGTCGTCGTACAGGTTCTCGCGCGAGGCGGTGGGCCGCAGCGAGTCCGTGTCCACCACGGCCCGTACGAAGAAGGCCCAGTCGGGCAGCAGGTTGCTCGCGTGGTCGGTGAGCAGCATGCCCTTGAGGTAGGCGCGGTGCCCGGCCCTGTGCGCGGGGCTGGTCGGCTCCGGCAGGACGTACGCCACTCCGCGTACTCCGGCGACCGGCAGGTCGAGGTCGATCGTGTCGAGCGGGGTGAATCCGAAGACGCGCGCGCAGTGCCCGGCGAGCGCCACGCGGCGGGCGGCCGGGGTCGGGTAGGCGCGGTCCCAGACGGCGGGGCGGTCGGTGACCGGGCGCTCGTCGCCGTCCGCGCCGGCGAAGGTGATGTCGTACGGGAGCAGGGAGCCGAAGTCCTGGGCCAGTTCCTCGACGCGGGAGGGCTCCATCCACTCACCGGCGCCGGGGCGCGCCTCCAGGTACACGGTGGTGCCGGGCTCGGGGCGGGCCTCGTCGGGCAGCACCCGGACCGTGTACGAGCCGT harbors:
- a CDS encoding HSP90 family protein → MTSATPDHETAPDVNSFQVDLRGLVDLLSHHLYSSPRVYVRELLQNAVDAVTARQALDPAARIRIRLHAADGTVSIEDSGIGLTSDEVHTLLATIGRSSKRGGEHGLESARREFLGQFGIGLLACFVVARRIRVVSRSARTPGAAPVEWLASDDGSYTVRVLPDEARPEPGTTVYLEARPGAGEWMEPSRVEELAQDFGSLLPYDITFAGADGDERPVTDRPAVWDRAYPTPAARRVALAGHCARVFGFTPLDTIDLDLPVAGVRGVAYVLPEPTSPAHRAGHRAYLKGMLLTDHASNLLPDWAFFVRAVVDTDSLRPTASRENLYDDETLAAVRDALGARVRQWLAELAAGDPQRLAAFLRVHHLGVKSLARHDAELFELMLPWLPFETSDGQLNLEEFAAAHDEIHFTRTVEEFRQIAPIAAAHGLGVVNAGYTYDAELLALLPAVRPGVKVTELDAGAVTDRLDPVSTTAELALARFLATARTRLDPHGCDVALRAFQPVSVPALFLDDRQARHERDRATAQENADSLWSDILGSLRGSAPRARLVLNHNNPLIRRIAGLPDDELTGTAVESLYGQALLMSQRPLRPADSALLNRAFLGLLEWATHSTAAANPQENQK
- the bdeA gene encoding bis(hydroxyethyl) terephthalate hydrolase, which produces MKRHLAAAAALCSLTLLAAPGAQAADHPYERGPAPTDASIEALRGPYAVAGTSVSSLAATGFGGGTIYYPTSTADGTFGAVVISPGFTGTQSSIAWLGPRLASQGFVVFTIDTLTTLDQPDSRGRQLLAALDHLTQRSSVRDRVDSSRLGVMGHSMGGGGALEAAKTRPSLQAAIPLTAWNTDKTWPEIQTPTLVVGADGDTVAPVATHSEPFYESLPGSLDKAYLELNNATHFSPNTSNTTIAKYSISSLKRFIDNDTRYEQFLCPLPRPSLTIEEYRGTCPHTSS
- a CDS encoding cupin, which gives rise to MADLKRCQEGAFGVGISAQSAGAERLCLHRLVMPAGTRGRPHLHEGHESATFVQSDQVEVWHGQDLAEDMVCLVARTDPDEQEGVRLLELPVRLASRVGPLPVGAG
- a CDS encoding tetratricopeptide repeat protein, coding for MTTLTPEEIHRALDENARAPYGTARNTHAEALGAAAEATGDRELFRRALVGMIEAYEYSAERTKMVVPFARLLQEYDRDPGSFGAHEVHRLFWRFKWVAGRIVESPEIPLTAVDGWLTDMERRYRLAGYSERAVRQAEFHLADATGDQARMERAIAGWAAAERDTMSDCHACETNTQGWYWARKGDDAKAIEVWEPVLSGGRSCMEEPHRVLALSLLPLVRLGRGDEARSYHLRGYRMVRGKESLLRSVGEHIEFCALTGNESRGLEILAEHAAHLGPLADVESQMEFAGGVLVLLRRLTDLGHGDGPTVSHQGTNRTVKELYELLYAEATGIAARFDARNGTALVSRRLVDRIGQQPLVAALPLGVRSAELPSASAARPTAARGTGEDGTDAEFTALLDRARAARQQGHPSTEALWARVARLAETGQGGADGADLSDPALAGDLLAHRAATAARTGDPAARALYAEAAASYRAAGQHSRAAHAQLGVAGSAAQFDAEPDEVRELLGAAARAAQALDENDPERLRRLVGSELTTLRIESYLRERATDGPASPVDTRLVAELEGLVAAYGDETAALTAGPGSAADLLADAELMLAKLALAVDDLDRAAPLLTSAARRLLAAEQPWDAVEPLSLQASVLAARGQLDDAESTARTALAHAAELTEGADQAGVRLTLADILLRRGDHAEEAALLALDATHWLDEAGLAATAGARARLLLARAYAAAERTAEATEVLQSALPDLVEHGEGEGVQARELLGGLLRELHDPRAAAEQYLLAAETAKRWDDPRFEAGLAHSAAEALADGGLHAEAEAAYGRSLERWRRAGGNPVAEARVLRSLAWLAAEDEESGDGFTRARALMEEALSVVDDSDEAGMRYERAQTWQQLARLLQDELEDEDEDEGEGEDEGEEGRPSPEGRATREQMVLLLDQAAALYAEFGADALHERFQCVAYAAWTEQELGRTESGIARLTTLVTELGTLEGPAAADITTRAESLLEQLR